AGGCAGGGTCCCTACCTGCCTGTCACACTCCCCCCCTTGCTTCCCTGCCACTTGAGATCCCCATCCCGCTCCAGCACAGACTCCGGTCCCTGTGGGCACTAACTTTATTCTCTTCGCCAGCGGCTGCAGGAGCAGTGTGATGCTGCCCTAGGGCTGGACTCGTCCCTGCTCCCTGAGGGACTCCAGCCAGAGCTGGAGGGCGAATTTGGTGCCGGTGCTGACCCGTTCCACGTCCTCCCCTTCGGCTGGAGCTGTGTTCAGGAAGGTTGAGGTCGGCAGCTGGGTGGTGCTGGAGGAGCCATTGCTCAGCTCTGTGATGCTGAGAGAGGGAAAGCCATTAGGGACAAGGCAACATGGGTCCTGGGGCTCTGCACCCCTGTTTCTTACTGCCCCAGTGTCCCTGACCCTGAGGCATACAGGCGTGTCCTCACCCGATGGTGGCTGGCAGCGCACTGGGACCATTTCCCAAACTCTCCGCTCCGTCCTCGGTGGCTGCGATGGCCTCCAGGACGGGGGGCTCCAGCCAGGCATAGGCGCTCACCTCGCTCTCGCTGGGACACATCCTGGCCTGAATCCCGAGGCAGCGCTCAGGCGAGGaattgccccccaccccccccagcccagggacaaACCGCAATGGCCCTAGTCCAGGTGCTCACCTCCAGCTGCTCATGGGACTCAgtggagaggagcagcaggtaGGTGACGATGTGGTGACGGCGCGGCAGTCCCTGACTCAGCATGGGTGGGTAGATGGACTGGCGGGGGGACACGGGTGGGGTGTACTTGCGGATGGGAGGGGATGTGGTCAGTGGGTAGGGGGATGCGTCAACTGGGTGctgtccccccacccagggGTGCTCAGCTCCATGGGGGTCGTTGGTGGTGCTGAGGCCACCCTCCCCCAGCTGAGGAGGATGTTACCTCCCAGAGGCCAAGCATCCTCCAGGAGAAGGTCCCCACTTCCAGGTGCAGTCCtgtctcctcctccagctcccgcAGCCCCACGTCCAGCAGCTGTGGCCAAGGAGAAAATggagggggcagaggggcaTGTCAGGGTGCACCAGCACCCCCAACGCCCACcgcccctctcctctcccaggcGGAGACCGTATAGTCCACATGTTGTCCCCTCACCTCTTCATCCGGCTCCACGTGCCCACCTGGGAGGAGGGACAGCGGGTTAGGGGCACCTCAAAATAACCAGCACCCTGTATTTCCACTCCCCACCCCGACCGGACTCACCGGGTGGCACCCAGACGTTGGGGAAGATGCTGAGGGTGCCGGCGCGGCGGGTGAGCAGGATGCGGCCGGTGCTGGTCTGCagcagcacggccacccctgcggccaccccccggccccgcagctCGGCGGGGAGGGCGAGCTCCGGCTGCTCCCCCAGGCGCTTGGCCGGGCAGAAGGAGGGTCtctgcgggggggggtggggaaggtgACCTGAGGGGacagggcggcgggggggagagTGGCGCTTGGGGGGGACGCAGGGGTCCCTCGGCCCCCACCCACCTTGAGGAGGGCGGTGGTGGAGCCGGGGAAGGCCACGTCCGAGAGGAGGAAGCGGCCGCGGTCCAGGCCGCAGCTCACCATGGCCGCGTCCTCGTGTGCCGGGCACAAGGCGCCGGTGACGCTCTGCGGGCAGGGGACGGCGAGGGCAGCGCCGGCGGGGGCACGGTGGCGGCGCGGCCATTGCCACGGCACCACAGCACCACGGCGCCACGGCGCCGTGACGGCCACCATTGTGGCACCACGACGGCCACGGCACCGCGCCGGGGGGCAACTCCCCTCAcacccctccctgccccacgcAGGGCCCTGCAGGCTCACGCTCCCCCACCCCCTTGCGCACGCAGGCACCCCTCGCCCGGCTGTGCGCGCCCCTGGCACGCtcaccccccccgccctgtGCACGCTTTGctcgcccccctcccccctcccgcTCCACGCCCCCATggcgcccgccccccccccccggtacctGCCCGAAGCGCGCGggtccccccgccccgccgcacCGCACGTGCACCAGTACGCGCGCCAGCCCCGCCATAGGCGCCGCAGGGGGGCGGGGCCTGCCGGGGTGGGGGCGGAGCCTACCCTGGCCAACCAGCGCGCCCCCTGCCGGCGGCCGCTGAGGCAacaccagccccaggcaggcggggggcggggggccgggggccggtGTCAGCCCCCGGCGTGCTGCGGGGACACCGTCCCTGTCGTGCCCGGTCcagtgtgtccccccccccgggacacTCAGGCAGCGTCagcggcttttgctttatttccctCAAGAGCAGCACAAGTGCCAGGGCGGACACGGGCCCGTGTgtgtctgtgtccccccccatcctgccgCCTCCCCGAGCACCCTCAGGGCTTCTTCATGGTGCTCTCGATGAACGACTCCAGCACAAAGATGGTCTCGTCCACCTGGTTCTCGCTGGCGTCAATCCTGGGCGGcagagggaggggtgggagtgcctgggaaggccaacaagggggtcccccagcctgctgtccccccaccccaggccccAGTCCTCCCCTCCCGCCGGTGCTCACTTGTTGACGTTGCGTTTGAGGTTCTCCAGCTGCTGACGCTCTGGGACGGTGATCATCTCCTCAATCTCCTGCAGCTGCGCGTCCTCGGCGCCAGTGGCCTGCATGGATGCCAAGATGGCTTCCACCCGCTGCGACTTCTCCAGCAGCCTCCTAGAGGGGAGGGGGGTGATGGACAAGAAAATGGTGGCTTcagaccccccccaccctggccaAATCCACCACCCCATCCTCGCGATGCCTAATCACCAGCGCTCACTTGTTCTCCTTGGTCTCATATTGACGCCGTTCAATCAGGTTGGCCACACtctgggaagaggaaagagaaacgGGGGCAGGGTGAGCCTCCACCCCACACGCCATGGAGGGGGGCACGGTGGGGAGGAGATACCCGTGCTCCGACAGCAGAACTAAAATGGGTGGGGCAATGTCGGGGTGGCCTAACAGTTGCCCTCGCTCATGTGTGGTGGTGGAGGAGAACCAtgcgtggtggtggtggtggtggagaaCCACACACAGTGGTGGTGGAGAGCTAcgcatggtggtggtggtggacaACCATGTGTGGTGGTGGAGAACCAtgcgtggtggtggtggagaaCCAtgcgtggtggtggtggagagCCACTGGGCTCTGCCACCCGGAGCAGGAGCATGCTTGGGGGGCCTGGATTTCTCCCCCTGCTTGGAAATATTTGTGCGGATGGAGGCCATGTGGGGACCCGACAGGGATCAGGCTGTTGCCACTGGCTTTGGGGACGGGCAGACCAAGCAGAACCACCGGCAGGTCTGCGGGAGCGTCCATGTCGGTGACTGGGATTTACCTTGTAGCATCTGTGCAGCAACATCCGTGCGGAGGACAGGATGTTCACGGTGTAGAGGTAGAAGGTGCGGGATGGCGCATGGTCAGGAGTCTTGGGAATCTCCTACCGGTGGGCAAGAGAAAGGGGGAGGACTTCACCATGCAGCACGTCCCTGCGGTGAGCTACATGGGGTTGGGGACTGAGCCGGGGTTTTGCTGGGGTCCCGTGCAGGGCGCTGTGTCCCTTGCTCACAGGAGCGAGGCTTGGAAATGCCTGTCACCTGGAGAGTCATTTTGTGAGAAGCAGGAGAGCAACATCCGCTCTCACTTGGGGAAGTCTCTGAGATCTCAGAGGCCTCGACATCCATTGCTCTCCAGCCCCCAAACCTCGTTCTTTGTCCACGCGCCCCTTGCATTAGCTTCACTCCGGTGACAGGGTGGGCACGCTCACCTGCAGGGACACAACATTCTCCGACAGCATTTTGTAGAGCATGTCCTTGGCTTCCTTGGCTGGGATCATGGCAAAATCCTCCACTTGCTTCTGCTCCAAATGCTTCTTTCGCAGGAGCAAGCGGAATATCCTGGCACAGCGGGAACCAAATCTGAgtgggagaggaaaataaatcagtggATGAAAGCGAGAAAGGGTCAAGAAATCTTCAAATCGCTCTTCACCTCTCCTCCACGATGGACTCCAGGGTTGCCGTTGCCAGAGACGCCAGGGCCTTGTGAAGATCTGTACAAGATCGAGGTCAAGAGATAACACCAGTGCTTGGGAATTGCTTTATGCACCAGAAAACGCTGGGGCAGGTAGTTTACCCACAAAGGATACTGACAGTGTACATGCCCCCGCCGCTGTCCCCGGATTTACCCACAAACTCGAgctacaagaaaagaaaaaaaaaaaagttcagtacatcccaaagtaataaaaatactgattttcttaaaatcttGATTGTAAAAAGTACTACAtagattttataaaaaaaaaaaaatctgtgatcTTGACAGCTTAAGAACATCAAccatatttttttaacactttcaGCATCTTTTAAATGTCAGTAAAAACTGCTTTTCCCTTGGTCTGAGATCTCCCCAGCACGTGGCTAAAGGGAGGCAGCAAGTGGCACAGACTTGGGGTGCAGGGAGCTTGGCGAGGAGCCGCCATTGAGCggcatttaatttctttacgCAACTGAGTTCTCGCATTTGGGCAGTAAAAATAATCACACGTTTCTTACCGGGTCGTCTGCTAACAGGGTGAGATACTGGTCCAAAACTTGCTTCACAATGTTGTATCCGGCTGGAAGAGATCTGAATATCTGCAGGAGGAAGAACAGGCAGAATATAAATGGGAGTAAAATGGAATAAGGAGCTTGCCTAAATCTGCAGGTGCTTTAGAGACTTTTCCTGCCTGATCCAAACCCGGTGCCAGAGCCATGCCAGTGGAGAAAGGCCTCGGCTACACCCTGACTTCTCAGGAGCAGGAACCGACCTCGTTGGAAGAGAGCGGCTGGGTGTACGGTGCGCTGGAGGACGTGGTGACTTCGCTCATCCGCAGCATCGTCCGCACTATTTCGCTGCTGGTCTGGTTTTGGGGAAGGAAACGGCTCTTGGTGTAGGAGAACCTCTGTTCTGGGCTCTTCCCCCAGCAGCAATTGAATGTGGGccacccctgcctgccccggTGCAGGGTTTAAAACCTCCCCACCATAACCACAACCATCAAGCTCGCCCCAACATGGAGAGTGATTGCAGGAGGTTCTGAGCACATCCACGAACCTGATCCATGCGGTTGGCCACGGCACTGACGATCCCCTGGTCTCGAAAATGCTGGTGGAACCGGTCAATGTTGACTTGCCAGTAAATGCCATCATCGGGCGGAGGCTGTGGGGGAacagtgagagagagaggagccaCAAAAACTGAGGGAGAGGGGCCACAAAACTGCTCGTTTGGTTTCCCCAGAAGAATGTGTTTGGGAAGATGCTGGATCCCTTCAGCCTGTAAGctcagaagaggaggaaggagctcAACCCTTGGCAGGACAGCGACAGAGGCGCATCCCCAGCAAAGGTTACATGTGGGAAACAGGCAGCGTCCTGCCCAACAGGCAGCTGCCTCCACCCTTCCCACGTGCTGCAGACCCAGCTCTGATTTACAGCCCCGGAGAGCTGAGGACGACATTGCTTCAGCATTCCCAGTACCTCTGAGCTTTCTCCatcttgcttctgctttttagCCTTGTGTTCACCGTTTTCTTCCTCATCGCATGATCGTCTCCgcttccctttccctgtcaAACACAGAAGATggcatttccttttaaaaactattGTTATGGTCTCAGGTGAACAGCGTGTGGCTGAGCGCTCCCCAAACACCCCACTAACCATCTGGTAGCACCCAGAGTTACTCCGAGGGCCTTCTTACCTATGAGGTTCAGCCTGGGCACGACATACATGTCCTTCTCATTGATCACCAATATGGGCGCAGGGGGAGGGGGCGCATCGGGGGTCTCGGGGGTTTCGGGGATCAGCGGGCACCTCTGTACAAAGTGCGTGTCTGCCAGGCGCACAAATGTGTTGGAGACATCAGTGTAATCCATGGTCTTCCCATCTAGGCCGGAGGAGAGAGACAGCAGTGTCAAGCTCTGCCACCCCCTGTTCCTGCAGTTCCAGAGGACAAGGTAATGCTGTGGTCCTCAAACAGGCTACTTGGAGGccagtttggggtggggggctccATTTATAACTCCTCTGGCAGTGAGGCCACTTTGGGTGGCTCCTTCTCCAAGTTCCTGGCCAGCTTTCCGATATAATGCAGCCCAGAGAGCCTCTGGTACCACATTCACCGAGCAAAACTGGCCTCCGGTAGCCACTgcacctcctcctgctcctggatcccttttttttttaaggagagaagcTTCTCACCTTCCATTGTTTCAGTCAGCCTGTCTGCCACCTTCCTCACCACTGCGCTCATTGTCATTTTGCCGTTGAGAAGCAGCTCCTCCACGATGAGCTCGCCCGTGTCATTGTAGAGGGTCTTGGCAGTGTAGATGTAACGCGGGTAGCGGAGGATCCTCAGGACCCGCTTGCACTGGGCCTCATACTCCACGAAACCTCGCTTCTGCAGCTGGTATGTCACCAAGTTGTGTTGGATGAGGACACAAAGGGCTTTCTTAACCTGCCCGAGGCAGAGCAGGGCTTGGTTAGGTGACAGAGAAGCCCATGCTGTGCTCACTCCGCTGCACACCAGTCGCGGAGCATTTCCTCCCTGTGCAGCCACCTTTTCCCTCCACTGTGGTCCTCCCTGGTGCTGAGCTGCCAGTGTTTGTGTCACCGTTTTGTCCCCTGTGCATCATCCCCATTGCTCTGGACTCTGTTCCCTGCCTTTACTCCCTACGGAGAAGTCAGAGTTactctcctccttcccagacCACTTTTTCAGTGAGGTAACGAACCACCTCTCCCGCTTAAGAAAACCtacctgatttttattttttttaataagcagcaAAGCGCTCATTTGTCCTTCTCAAGGTTTTTCTACCAGTTTCTCCTTCAGGAGCAGCAGCGGTGGGGACTGACAGCTCGGGCTGGTATCAGAGCGGTCCAGGCTGTGTTATCTAACACCTCCAATCACACCCAGGCTAAAGCCGACACAGGCGGGTTTGAGACGTACCTGATCCAGCAACAGCCCTGTGTCATTGACGATCATCCGCAGTGGCTGGGTGCCCGTCCTGATAAGATAAGTCCCTATCTTCTCCACGATCTCCCCAAAATGTTCTTGCAGCAGGAGGGAACACAGCTTTATTTCCGCCTGAGTCATCTCGACGGCAGATTAAAACAGCCGGCAGTGCTGTTGAAGAGTGCTGATGTTATTATGACTGTTATGGGGGGACGGGAGGATGGGGGCCATGCTGCTGCCACCCAAGGAAACCCATCTGCGCTCCGTCCCAAAATGGATGTGCGGTGGGAGACCAAGTCTTGAGTGAAACCAGCCCCTGGTGCTGTAGTGGGGGTGAGACAGATTGGGGACAGACACTCTGGCACATGGCTGGTCCCTGTGTCCTCTTCCAGGGGATGACAGCCTTGTCAAAGGCGGCCTGGGACCATGTGTCTCCACCGTCCCAAGGGGCACCCATGTCAGATGTGTCGGGatccctgtgtcccctcccaggggATGGCAGCCCTGTCACAGGGGTCCCTGGGTCCCTTCCCAGGGGATAGCAGCCCTGTCAGAGGTGTCCCTATGTCTTCTCCCAGGGGGGATGGCAGCCGTGTCTGAGGGGGCCTAGATCCATAGGTTCTCCTCCCAAAGGCCAGCCATGTCAGAGGGGGCCCTTGTGTCCCCCTCCCAGGTGAGATGGCCCCCACAGAGGGCTGGGGTCCTGTCAGAAGGGTCAGggtccctgtgtcccctcccgggGAACACCAGCCCAGTCGAAGGGGACCCGTCAGGGTCTCACTCACCCAGGCCCGGCCTAGGCCCATGCAGCCACCATGGCAACTGGCACTTCCGGTTCCCGCCCGCTATTTCCGGTCGCGCTCGACGACGCTACGCCCCGTTGGCCGCTCTGGAGGACCGGGCCAGGGGATGTTCTGCCGTGCCGTCTTGTCGGGCCGAGGTGACGCTCTACCCACACGAGCGCGCTTGCTTCGGCCCGGAGCAGACGAGCGAGCCGGAAGCTTAAAGGCTAGCGGGTTATTCCGCCGACGCTCTACCCGGTGGGGCCGCGGCCTCGCTGCCTCGGCGGAGGACTGACGGCAGGGAGGCGGTGGAGGCGGGGGAGAGAGAAGATGGCGGAggcctcggcggcggcggcggccaccGTGTCCCAGCACCGCTTCTTCTGCCATAGCTGCAAGGGGGAGGTCAGCCCCAAGCTGCCGGTAAGCGCCGGGGGTTGGGGCCgcggtgtgtgtgtgtgtggggaggcCGACGCCTCTCAGCGCCgcggtcccccccccccgccccccggcgggggcgggccaGGCCCGGGGGTGAGGggctcgccccccccccaagatcTCCCATTGGGGCGGGGATCCCTGCCCGGGGTCCAGCCTGGGGGGGCTATCCCCCCCCTCAAGCCTTGCAGACAGGGGTGACCCTCCCCCATCCCCTTCCTGACCCCTGTGAGGAAGGGAAGCCCCCCAAGCCCTGCAGGCaggggtgaccccccccccccagtcgtCATCTTCCCCCGACCCTTTTGGGAAGGGGTGTTCCCTTCAAACGTTACAGACaggggagacccccccccccactgctaAATCACCTTGTTGACCCCTGCAGGGAAGGGGTACCCCCCCGCTCCCCATCCTGTGGGGAAGGGGTGCCCCCTGAAACAGGACTGCCCTGCAAATCCTCAGAGACTGCTGTGATCCCCCCAAACTTTCCTGATGCCTACAAGGAGGGGCTCACCCCCAAAATCCCATGGGGAAGGGGTGGTTTTCCAGAAACTCAGTGGTtaggggtgccccccccccctcccccacgCCCTAGGCTGTGTAGAAAGGGGTGAGCTCTCAAATTCTGCTGAACCTTGTGGGGGCAAGGTGGCCCCCCCAACCCTGCTGACTGCagtgaccccccccaaaaaaaactcTTGAGGACAGGTTGACCCACACCGCAACATCCACAGGGCTGTAGGAGAGGATGAGTCCTTTTGGGAAGTGCTGATGTCCCTGCTGAAGACTGCAGAGAGCACCTGAGTGGGCTGTATGTGGCCCCCTCCCAGGGGTGACCCCCAGCTCTCACCCCCTAACCAAGCCCATGAGGGGTTCTTCATTGCTGCTGTCCCTGTggatgaggaggagaggagagcttGAGCCCCAACCCAGTGGGACCGAGTCCCCCATATCTGGGGAGCCCAACACCCCCAAAAGGGTGAGCAGGGAGGTGACAAATCCCTGTGGCCCCTCAGCAAGGCAGCTCAAAGTGGGTCTGGGCTGGTGTGACCTTAATATTCTGGGGCCCTCCTccattttggggggtttgggggtggcAGGTTTGACCTGTGGTTGCTGAAGTTGGGGGGCATTTGGGGCGAGAGGACAGGACTGAGCTGATGCTCTTGTTCCCCATGGCGCTGGGTATAATCCCAGTGCCCGGCCTGGGAAGGGGTAGGGGCAGGACTGGGGGGATACAGACAGGGCTGGTGTGTGGagcagcagaaggaggaggtAAACTGGGTGGCCACCTTCATCTGGCTGCCGGCATCCTTCCCCAGCTGAGCAGTGTGGGACAGAGGGGAGATGTGTTGGCAGCCGTTACCCATGGGCTGCATCTACATCCAAGTCCGATTTACGAGCTGtccttgctttgctgctggtcAGGGGCCATATCTCCTGTCACCTGCAGGCACCCTGGGATCTGCAGGCAGGAAGTTATCAGCTTCGTTTACCCACAAAGTTCATTTCTGAGCTGTGAGTTGTGGGTTTTCTCTGCTCCTTTACTGTCCAAGGGTGCTGGagccctccctgtccttgtctgtTGGCAAGATGGGAATGAGGCTGTGCACAGACCGGTTGGGCACCGAGACCCCTTCCCTGATTTCTGTAAAATCCAGGCAAATGGAGCGACGTGGCCTCTCGGCAGCAAGAGGGGTGCACGCAGGCTCCGAAAGTGCTCGTACCCAGCCTGGTCAAGAGGCCCTGACATAGCCTCCAGCAGGGGCTTCTGCAGGCACAAGCAGCCCCCAAGGCTTATCCTCGTCTGATGGTGCGGAAGTCGGATATCTGCATCCAGATCCATCCCAACTCTTCTGGAGCCAGT
This genomic window from Haliaeetus albicilla chromosome 10, bHalAlb1.1, whole genome shotgun sequence contains:
- the NUDT17 gene encoding nucleoside diphosphate-linked moiety X motif 17 isoform X9 gives rise to the protein MAGLARVLVHVRCGGAGGPARFGQSVTGALCPAHEDAAMVSCGLDRGRFLLSDVAFPGSTTALLKRPSFCPAKRLGEQPELALPAELRGRGVAAGVAVLLQTSTGRILLTRRAGTLSIFPNVWVPPGGHVEPDEELLDVGLRELEEETGLHLEVGTFSWRMLGLWEHHRAEQWLLQHHPAADLNLPEHSSSRRGGRGTGQHRHQIRPPALAGVPQGAGTSPALGQHHTAPAAAGEENKVSAHRDRSLCWSGMGISSGREARGGV
- the NUDT17 gene encoding nucleoside diphosphate-linked moiety X motif 17 isoform X7, with amino-acid sequence MAGLARVLVHVRCGGAGGPARFGQRPSFCPAKRLGEQPELALPAELRGRGVAAGVAVLLQTSTGRILLTRRAGTLSIFPNVWVPPGGHVEPDEEVRGQHVDYTLLDVGLRELEEETGLHLEVGTFSWRMLGLWESIYPPMLSQGLPRRHHIVTYLLLLSTESHEQLEARMCPSESEVSAYAWLEPPVLEAIAATEDGAESLGNGPSALPATIGITELSNGSSSTTQLPTSTFLNTAPAEGEDVERVSTGTKFALQLWLESLREQGRVQP
- the NUDT17 gene encoding nucleoside diphosphate-linked moiety X motif 17 isoform X5; translated protein: MAGLARVLVHVRCGGAGGPARFGQSVTGALCPAHEDAAMVSCGLDRGRFLLSDVAFPGSTTALLKRPSFCPAKRLGEQPELALPAELRGRGVAAGVAVLLQTSTGRILLTRRAGTLSIFPNVWVPPGGHVEPDEEVRGQHVDYTLLDVGLRELEEETGLHLEVGTFSWRMLGLWEARMCPSESEVSAYAWLEPPVLEAIAATEDGAESLGNGPSALPATIGITELSNGSSSTTQLPTSTFLNTAPAEGEDVERVSTGTKFALQLWLESLREQGRVQP
- the NUDT17 gene encoding nucleoside diphosphate-linked moiety X motif 17 isoform X6, which translates into the protein MAGLARVLVHVRCGGAGGPARFGQSVTGALCPAHEDAAMVSCGLDRGRFLLSDVAFPGSTTALLKRPSFCPAKRLGEQPELALPAELRGRGVAAGVAVLLQTSTGRILLTRRAGTLSIFPNVWVPPGGHVEPDEEVRGQHVDYTLLDVGLRELEEETGLHLEVGTFSWRMLGLWEHHRAEQWLLQHHPAADLNLPEHSSSRRGGRGTGQHRHQIRPPALAGVPQGAGTSPALGQHHTAPAAAGEENKVSAHRDRSLCWSGMGISSGREARGGV
- the NUDT17 gene encoding nucleoside diphosphate-linked moiety X motif 17 isoform X4 translates to MAGLARVLVHVRCGGAGGPARFGQSVTGALCPAHEDAAMVSCGLDRGRFLLSDVAFPGSTTALLKRPSFCPAKRLGEQPELALPAELRGRGVAAGVAVLLQTSTGRILLTRRAGTLSIFPNVWVPPAAGRGAAGAGGGDRTAPGSGDLLLEDAWPLGGQDVSQRERGERLCLAGAPRPGGHRSHRGRSGEFGKWSQCAASHHRHHRAEQWLLQHHPAADLNLPEHSSSRRGGRGTGQHRHQIRPPALAGVPQGAGTSPALGQHHTAPAAAGEENKVSAHRDRSLCWSGMGISSGREARGGV
- the NUDT17 gene encoding nucleoside diphosphate-linked moiety X motif 17 isoform X3 — translated: MAGLARVLVHVRCGGAGGPARFGQSVTGALCPAHEDAAMVSCGLDRGRFLLSDVAFPGSTTALLKRPSFCPAKRLGEQPELALPAELRGRGVAAGVAVLLQTSTGRILLTRRAGTLSIFPNVWVPPGGHVEPDEELLDVGLRELEEETGLHLEVGTFSWRMLGLWESIYPPMLSQGLPRRHHIVTYLLLLSTESHEQLEARMCPSESEVSAYAWLEPPVLEAIAATEDGAESLGNGPSALPATIGITELSNGSSSTTQLPTSTFLNTAPAEGEDVERVSTGTKFALQLWLESLREQGRVQP
- the NUDT17 gene encoding nucleoside diphosphate-linked moiety X motif 17 isoform X2, whose amino-acid sequence is MAGLARVLVHVRCGGAGGPARFGQSVTGALCPAHEDAAMVSCGLDRGRFLLSDVAFPGSTTALLKRPSFCPAKRLGEQPELALPAELRGRGVAAGVAVLLQTSTGRILLTRRAGTLSIFPNVWVPPGGHVEPDEEVRGQHVDYTLLDVGLRELEEETGLHLEVGTFSWRMLGLWESIYPPMLSQGLPRRHHIVTYLLLLSTESHEQLEHHRAEQWLLQHHPAADLNLPEHSSSRRGGRGTGQHRHQIRPPALAGVPQGAGTSPALGQHHTAPAAAGEENKVSAHRDRSLCWSGMGISSGREARGGV
- the NUDT17 gene encoding nucleoside diphosphate-linked moiety X motif 17 isoform X1, encoding MAGLARVLVHVRCGGAGGPARFGQSVTGALCPAHEDAAMVSCGLDRGRFLLSDVAFPGSTTALLKRPSFCPAKRLGEQPELALPAELRGRGVAAGVAVLLQTSTGRILLTRRAGTLSIFPNVWVPPGGHVEPDEEVRGQHVDYTLLDVGLRELEEETGLHLEVGTFSWRMLGLWESIYPPMLSQGLPRRHHIVTYLLLLSTESHEQLEARMCPSESEVSAYAWLEPPVLEAIAATEDGAESLGNGPSALPATIGITELSNGSSSTTQLPTSTFLNTAPAEGEDVERVSTGTKFALQLWLESLREQGRVQP
- the NUDT17 gene encoding nucleoside diphosphate-linked moiety X motif 17 isoform X8, whose product is MAGLARVLVHVRCGGAGGPARFGQSVTGALCPAHEDAAMVSCGLDRGRFLLSDVAFPGSTTALLKRPSFCPAKRLGEQPELALPAELRGRGVAAGVAVLLQTSTGRILLTRRAGTLSIFPNVWVPPGGHVEPDEELLDVGLRELEEETGLHLEVGTFSWRMLGLWEARMCPSESEVSAYAWLEPPVLEAIAATEDGAESLGNGPSALPATIGITELSNGSSSTTQLPTSTFLNTAPAEGEDVERVSTGTKFALQLWLESLREQGRVQP
- the POLR3C gene encoding DNA-directed RNA polymerase III subunit RPC3; translated protein: MTQAEIKLCSLLLQEHFGEIVEKIGTYLIRTGTQPLRMIVNDTGLLLDQVKKALCVLIQHNLVTYQLQKRGFVEYEAQCKRVLRILRYPRYIYTAKTLYNDTGELIVEELLLNGKMTMSAVVRKVADRLTETMEDGKTMDYTDVSNTFVRLADTHFVQRCPLIPETPETPDAPPPPAPILVINEKDMYVVPRLNLIGKGKRRRSCDEEENGEHKAKKQKQDGESSEPPPDDGIYWQVNIDRFHQHFRDQGIVSAVANRMDQTSSEIVRTMLRMSEVTTSSSAPYTQPLSSNEIFRSLPAGYNIVKQVLDQYLTLLADDPLEFVGKSGDSGGGMYTVNLHKALASLATATLESIVEERFGSRCARIFRLLLRKKHLEQKQVEDFAMIPAKEAKDMLYKMLSENVVSLQEIPKTPDHAPSRTFYLYTVNILSSARMLLHRCYKSVANLIERRQYETKENKRLLEKSQRVEAILASMQATGAEDAQLQEIEEMITVPERQQLENLKRNVNKIDASENQVDETIFVLESFIESTMKKP